From a single Nymphaea colorata isolate Beijing-Zhang1983 chromosome 4, ASM883128v2, whole genome shotgun sequence genomic region:
- the LOC116253057 gene encoding homeobox-leucine zipper protein HOX27-like — protein sequence MELGLSIGETPDKVARSTPSRLQIALAMPFSSTIGDPGGDAHGGCKSRRELVQLDLLPLSPDPSLRADVLSPSGIVKAPKHDHHRRRGGDTAAAIRNSHGDGRKRDWEAAGIEAETERASSRCSDEEEGGSSARKKLRLSKEQYAYLEESFREHSTLNPKQKIALAKQLNLRPRQVEVWFQNRRARTKLKQTEVDCEHLKRCCETLTEENRRLQREVEELRALKSLPVSGGCCIQVPATTLSICPSCERKHPAERNASSFKGFNRTRCFPFLQHTSAAT from the exons ATGGAGCTCGGTCTGTCTATTGGTGAAACACCAGACAAGGTCGCAAGAAGCACGCCATCGAGACTTCAAATAGCTCTAGCCATGCCTTTCAGTAGCACTATCGGCGATCCGGGAGGTGACGCTCATGGAGGTTGTAAGAGCCGCCGTGAACTGGTTCAGCTTGATTTGCTTCCCTTGAGCCCAGATCCAAGCCTTAGAGCTGATGTGCTTTCGCCTTCTGGTATCGTGAAAG CTCCAAAACATGATCACCATCGTCGCAGAGGTGGCGACACAGCGGCTGCGATCAGAAATTCTCATGGCGATGGCAGAAAAAGGGATTGGGAGGCTGCTGGAATCGAGGCGGAAACAGAGCGAGCTAGCTCAAGGTGCAGCGATGAGGAAGAAGGCGGGTCGTCGGCGAGGAAGAAGCTGCGGCTGTCAAAGGAACAGTACGCTTATCTTGAGGAGAGCTTCAGGGAGCACAGCACCCTTAATCCG AAGCAAAAGATTGCCCTGGCAAAGCAGCTCAACCTCCGGCCACGGCAAGTAGAAGTCTGGTTTCAGAACCGCAGAGCAAG GACTAAGCTGAAGCAAACGGAGGTCGACTGCGAGCATTTGAAACGGTGCTGCGAGACGCTGACGGAGGAAAACCGGCGCCTACAGAGGGAGGTTGAAGAGCTAAGGGCGCTAAAATCACTGCCAGTTTCCGGCGGGTGCTGCATCCAAGTCCCAGCAACAACTTTAAGCATCTGCCCCTCATGTGAACGCAAACACCCAGCAGAAAGGAATGCCAGTAGCTTCAAAGGATTCAACAGAACACGGTGCTTTCCTTTCCTGCAGCACACTTCTGCTGCAACATAG